Proteins found in one Candidatus Nitrosopelagicus brevis genomic segment:
- a CDS encoding zinc-binding dehydrogenase: MKALVYEKYAENNDFESILQLKEVPDPVPKSNEVLFRVKAAALNYDDIWGMRGKPLAVPLPHISGTDAAGEVIAVGEDVKSIKVGDRVVSHGNMSCRVCSRCTSGREFDCKKRIIWGFQTGPLWGGYCEIAHLPEINVLKIPDSISYEEAAATSMTLLTSWHMLVGRAKIKPGQIVLVMGGSSGVGIFGIQIAKLYGCTVIATASPEKLDQLKELGADYAVDHRKEDWHKEVFKISKELAKEKGEAPGIDVIFEHIGGSHFNKELTLLKYGATMVTTGATTGYDVPADLRQIFFKGINILGSTQGTRAELEEGFYWMGQGKIKVIIDSIFTFENAVDAHNKMLNGKGLVGKIILKPE, translated from the coding sequence ATGAAAGCTTTAGTTTATGAAAAATATGCAGAAAATAATGATTTTGAATCAATCTTACAACTAAAAGAAGTTCCTGACCCTGTTCCAAAATCAAATGAAGTATTATTTCGTGTGAAAGCTGCTGCATTAAACTATGATGACATATGGGGAATGCGAGGCAAACCTCTTGCAGTTCCTTTACCACATATCTCTGGCACTGATGCAGCTGGTGAAGTAATTGCAGTTGGTGAAGATGTAAAAAGTATCAAAGTTGGAGATAGAGTTGTTTCACATGGAAACATGTCTTGTCGTGTTTGTTCCAGATGTACTTCTGGAAGAGAATTTGATTGTAAAAAAAGAATAATTTGGGGATTTCAAACAGGACCTCTTTGGGGTGGATACTGTGAAATTGCACATCTACCTGAAATCAATGTCTTAAAAATTCCAGATTCAATTTCTTATGAAGAAGCAGCTGCTACTTCCATGACGCTTTTGACGTCATGGCATATGTTGGTTGGAAGAGCTAAGATCAAACCAGGACAAATTGTTCTTGTAATGGGAGGTAGTTCTGGTGTTGGTATTTTTGGTATTCAAATTGCAAAATTGTATGGTTGCACTGTAATTGCAACTGCAAGTCCAGAAAAACTAGACCAATTAAAGGAACTTGGTGCTGATTATGCAGTAGATCATAGAAAAGAAGACTGGCACAAAGAAGTTTTCAAAATATCAAAAGAACTCGCAAAGGAAAAAGGTGAAGCACCTGGAATTGATGTAATTTTCGAGCATATCGGTGGCTCACATTTTAACAAAGAATTGACACTTTTGAAATATGGCGCAACGATGGTAACGACTGGTGCTACGACTGGTTATGATGTTCCTGCTGATTTACGACAAATATTTTTCAAAGGAATCAACATTTTAGGTTCAACGCAAGGAACTCGTGCTGAATTAGAAGAGGGATTTTATTGGATGGGTCAAGGAAAAATCAAGGTCATAATTGACTCTATTTTCACATTTGAGAATGCTGTTGATGCTCACAATAAAATGCTTAATGGAAAAGGACTAGTTGGAAAGATAATTCTCAAACCTGAATAA
- a CDS encoding DUF1059 domain-containing protein: MTFELACRDYGYDCDFVARGEDSEYVMREFGKHVDEEHGLWYSDESLKQIFQNKYNKK; this comes from the coding sequence ATGACTTTTGAGCTAGCCTGCAGAGATTATGGGTATGATTGTGATTTTGTTGCAAGAGGCGAGGATAGTGAATATGTCATGAGAGAATTTGGAAAACATGTAGATGAAGAGCATGGTTTGTGGTATTCAGATGAATCACTAAAACAAATTTTCCAAAATAAATATAATAAAAAATAA
- a CDS encoding UbiD family decarboxylase, whose protein sequence is MTADLREYISKLKKSKEIKIIKKKVSTKFEIAGITAKADGTSALLFENIKQNNFNLVSNLVGTRKRFALAVNSKENKIHESIYSSIKKAKKPKITPKGKFFENTSKNLSELPIVTHFEKESGPFITSAIVYSQNHEFKTQNSAFHRLMPVDKTHFSIRMVEGRHSHRNFMNAKEHGEDLKVAITVGVHPAISIAGAYQADWGKDELHIANSLLGNKLTLTKCPYTGMHVPSGTEIVMEGKILQDKTDKEWMVEMLRTYDHPRDQPLFELEKMYYRNNPIFHDILSGYGEHHLLMGMPIESKLNGIIKKKYPSTNQVVLSNGGSHWLHAVAQISKKPSTNVKKIINEIFASHRSLKMVTIVDDDIEPSNSEQVEYAMATRFQADKDMVLIKNVRGSSLDPSSNQKKLKTAKLGIDATRPLDKRKEGFEIAKIPKLDKISLDNY, encoded by the coding sequence ATGACTGCAGACCTACGTGAATACATATCAAAATTAAAAAAATCTAAAGAAATTAAGATTATCAAAAAAAAGGTTTCAACAAAATTTGAGATTGCTGGAATTACAGCAAAAGCAGATGGCACCTCTGCTTTACTCTTTGAAAATATCAAACAAAATAATTTCAATCTAGTTAGTAATCTAGTTGGTACACGAAAGCGATTTGCATTAGCAGTAAACTCTAAAGAAAATAAAATTCATGAATCCATTTATTCCTCAATCAAAAAAGCAAAAAAACCAAAAATAACGCCCAAAGGTAAATTCTTTGAAAATACCTCAAAAAATCTATCTGAGCTTCCTATTGTAACACATTTTGAAAAAGAATCTGGACCATTCATTACGTCTGCCATAGTTTATTCACAAAACCATGAATTCAAAACACAGAATTCTGCATTTCACAGATTGATGCCTGTTGATAAAACACATTTCTCGATTAGAATGGTTGAAGGACGCCATTCCCATCGAAATTTCATGAATGCAAAAGAACATGGTGAAGATCTTAAGGTTGCAATTACTGTTGGGGTTCATCCTGCCATATCAATTGCAGGTGCTTATCAAGCTGATTGGGGAAAAGACGAATTACATATCGCCAATTCCTTATTGGGAAACAAATTGACATTAACGAAATGTCCATACACTGGAATGCATGTTCCTTCTGGAACAGAAATTGTTATGGAAGGTAAAATTCTCCAAGATAAGACTGACAAAGAATGGATGGTTGAAATGTTGCGTACATATGATCATCCTAGAGACCAACCACTCTTTGAATTAGAAAAAATGTATTATAGGAATAATCCAATTTTTCATGATATACTTTCTGGATATGGCGAACATCACTTGTTAATGGGAATGCCAATAGAGTCAAAACTTAATGGAATAATAAAGAAAAAATATCCTTCAACTAACCAAGTGGTACTATCTAATGGAGGTTCGCACTGGCTTCATGCTGTAGCACAAATTTCAAAAAAACCTTCAACTAATGTTAAAAAAATAATTAATGAAATTTTTGCATCTCACCGCTCTTTGAAAATGGTTACTATAGTGGATGATGATATTGAACCTTCAAACTCTGAACAGGTTGAATACGCAATGGCAACACGATTTCAGGCTGACAAAGATATGGTATTAATAAAAAATGTGCGTGGTTCTAGTTTGGATCCTTCCAGTAATCAGAAAAAACTCAAAACTGCTAAACTTGGAATTGATGCAACAAGACCCCTTGACAAGAGAAAAGAAGGATTTGAAATCGCAAAAATTCCAAAACTTGATAAAATCTCTCTAGACAATTACTAA